The following DNA comes from Meles meles chromosome 8, mMelMel3.1 paternal haplotype, whole genome shotgun sequence.
GAGCACATATAGGTCTAAGAACAACCCAGGCAGGAAGGGATAAAAGTAGAGCCTGGGACATCAGATAATGTGTTTGTCTGAATTTTCACCTGCATAGGAGTATTTGTTTTGAGCAAACCTACACCTTTAGCAAGAGGTAGGATAGTTAATTTTACAATGCAGAGCAAAATTTATAAAGTCTGAGCCCTGTTTCTCTCATAATGTTATAAAGCTAGGGAAAATCAGGAAGAGGTTAGGTTTCTTTGGGATCTCAAGGAAACCCTTTTTAGGAACCATTAGGTCTGGTGGAATGAAACATTTGTTAGTCCCAATGGCTGATTTGTTATGGGAGATTTAAAAAGATACTCTTCTTCTCCGTGTGTTTCTGTTaaggcagagactcaaaggcTCCGTCAAGTGAGATGCAATAGTGAAATGGTGCCTAGCAAGAACCAGGTAAGCATTTGTGTCATCAATCCTGGGTAGGTGTTAGCCACCAGAGGGATCCAACAAGGTCTCCATGTAAAGAAAGTAGAGGCAGAGGAGGACATTCAGGTCTTTCACTGGCCAGCATAGCAGACCCTAGTATGAGAAATATGTATAACACTCTTGTGGCCATGGAGCCAAAGTAGTGTTTAAAGGGTTCCTCCACGAACATCTGAGTGGGTTGGTCAGTTatgctgctgcctttggctcaggtcatgatttctgggtcctgtgattgagccctacattggtctccatgctcagcgtggagtctgcttcttcctctcccactgaaGCTCcctcttcttgttctctctctctcacataatttctctcaaataaataaataaaatctttaaaataaatttaaaaaatgaaagttttctcCGAGGATTTTAAGATATGGCTAATTAGTTGAAAAGTCCATTGCCAGTGAacaatttatttgttatttgatcCAGCAAATATTTGTCAAACCCCTATTCTGTGTTAAGCACAGAGTTGCTAGGTTGGTGTACTATTCAGGGCTCACCTCATGAAAATCCATCATCAGGACAGGATTTAGAAAACCGTAGCCTGAAGACAAAATCCAGATTGCACCCTGTTTTTACCAATAAAATTGTATTGGGATGGAGTCACACTCATACATTCCTGTACTGACTGGCTGCTCTCAGGCTACAGGGCCTAAACTGACAAGTTGCAACACAGACTGTACAGCACATAAAACCTAAAATGTGTATGATCTGACCTTTTACAGAAATGAGTTTTCTGGCTCCTAATCTAGGAGGACATATGCCATAGATAATAGAATTAATTACAGGTGTATAATCGGCAGTCAACTATCCTCCAGCCCAGATTTTCCGGGTAACTCCTAGAGTCAAATCTAACTCAACATCACTATAAGCCTTTAAGTGGAAGTGTTTTCCAATCTGGCTTCTTACCCTGAAAATTTGCCTAAGAGGCTTAAACAAAAGCTTGAAAAGAACATATGGGaaaagttaaataagtcagttaATTCTGAAGAATAGAAGGGCAAGAAGGACTATTACTGACATTATTTGTCAGGACAGTTTCCCTTAGCAGATTCTACGTTCAAGGAAAATATTGATTCTTCAACAAAAATCACACTTGCCGCTAGTATGTTTTGATCCCATTTTGAATGACATAAATATGAATGAGGAATAAAGAGGAGCATCACTTTATGTTGCAaagtttttttattaaaacagtTGAAATTCTTCGTTTACCATTAAGCCCTACGTTTCAGTCgaaactttcaaaatatttaaaatattaataattacttcTTGATTCTTATCATCTACAGAGAGTAGATTACCTTCACAATGGAGAATAAGTTAACCATCCCGTGATGCTGGCCTCAGGGAACAGCTCTTTGCATCCTGTGTCCTTTATCCTACTCGGGATCCCAGGACTTGAGAATTACCAATTTTGGATTGCCTTCCCTCTCTGTGCCATGTATCTTGTGGCTGTAGTTGGAAATATCATTGTTCTTCATATAATCCGAACTGACCACACTCTGCATGAGCCCATGTACCTCTTCCTAGCCATGCTGGCTGTCACTGACCTGGCCCTGTCCTCTTCCACCCAACCTAAAATGCTGGCTATACTCTGGTTTCATGCTCATGAGATTGAATACCATGCCTGCCTCATCCAGGTGTTCTTCATCCACGCCTTTTCTTCTGTGGAGTCTGGGTTGCTCATGGCTATGGCCTTGGACCGTTATGTGGCTATCTGCTTCCCACTCCACCACTCTACTGTCCTGACCCCAGCTGTGGTGGGTAAACTGGGGGCAGCTGTGATGATGAGAGGGTTGCTGTGGGTGAGTCCCTTCTGCTTCATGGTGTCCAGGATGCCCTTCTGCACCAACCATGTCATTCCCCAGTCATACTGTGAGCACATGGCTGTGCTAAAGCTGGTGTGTGCAGATACTAGAGTCAATCGTGCATATGGGCTCTTTGTGGCCTTCTCTGTGGCTGTCTTTGACATAATCGTCATCAGTATATCCTATGTGATGATTTTGAGAACTGTTCTGAGGTTGCCCTCTGAGGAGGCCCGGCTCAAGGCTTTTGGCACATGTGCTTCCCACATCTGTGTCATCTTGGCTCTTTATATCCCAGCCCTCTTTACCTTCCTCACCCACCGCTTTGGACATCATGTGCCCCGAGTGGTACATGTCATGTTTGCTAATCTCTATCTCCTGGTACCTCCTATGCTCAACCCCATCATCTATGGAGTGAGAACGAAGCAGATCAGGGACAGGGTTATTCAAGGATGTTGTGGGAAAGATCCCTGAGCCAGGAGTCACGACATAACAACCAACTCCACTGCTCCACTGATCTGGGATCAACGCATATTAGCAAAAAGTCATCTCTGggagacaaatggataaagatttggtacatatataaaatataatattcctcagccaccaaaaaggatGAACAGCAACCATTTGTaccgacatggatggaactggaggggattgggctacatgaaataaatcaagcgaagaaacacaattatcatatggtttcactcatatgtggaacataaggaatagagtgGAGGACCACAGGACAAGAGAGTGAAAattgaacgggaagaaatcagagtgagacaaaccatgaaagactctggactccaggaaattAACTGAGGGATTaaaagggaagtgggtgggagaatggggtaaccaggtgaggAGTATTAAGGACGGTACCTGCTGGGATGAACACTGGGCTTTATATGCGACTAATGAAACATTGAACATTACAACAAAAACTTACAATgaactatatgctggctaactgaatgtaataataaaaaaaagtcatctctGTGAACAAAAGGCCCAGAGGTTAACAACCCTCTAGAACAAAAGGAACAATTTTCAAAATGCCCAGAACATTAACCCTCTGAGAGATGTGATTGCTCATAAATACCAAGTTGATCAATCTTCATCAtcacaataaaacagaaaaaatatgtcCACCATTCAAATCAGTGAAGATTTGTACAGAATGCAATCTTCCACAGACCACCACGgtgaaaatgattttttactCTGCCAGGAGAAGTCTAAGTTCCTATGCTTTGTTAAAAGCAGATTAGAACTTTTCACCAAAACAGTTAAAAAGTACATGTATTTTTCCCATCTTTGAAAGTctttataaaaactataaaaatataatttgtgggAATAGATTcactatttataaaaacaaaaacaagaaaatacatataCTGATCTATATGAAGAATGATTAAATATCATGTATCATTTAAGTAATGTATTTGCAAAGACCATTGTAAAGATGTGGAAAATTATCAAGAtgtaatattaaagaaaaaataaaaagtacatttgCCCATGAGGCTGAAGCCAATTCTAAAAAGATTTGGAATACATCTAAATGCCAACAATAGCAACTGAGAGTAGTGAGATTTATggtattttagttttctttttgcacttccacatatttgtaaaaattacCCTTGATTGAGCATGTCAttttaatatgagaaaaaaatgactcaGACAAGAACAGAAGTGTACAGAAAAGGTTAATTCAGTGCCAAAGCCTAGGGGAACGGAGTAGGCAATTTGAGAAGATGAAAGACTCCAGAATACAGCAAGTTCCAGAAAAGCTTGAACATCTCCATGAAAATTGCTGCCAGAATCATGTTTTGAGACTGGTAACAGGGAGAGTTTGGTATGCCGAGTATTGTTCTTTCCTTCAAGAAATTGCCTATTCCCTGATGACAATGGATTGCAGACTGAAGAAGTTTaggaaaacaaatggaaaaggaGATTCTTTTCTGAACATAGCTATTTGTATGGTTAAAGGTAGTGAGAGTCATTAAAAGTTTGAGTATTTGTTAATattcaatttccttttcaaaagtaaaatgttcctggcgattcacagacctgtatccttcagcctaataatacattatatgttaataaaaaaattaaaaattaatttaaaaaaagtaaaatgttaagcTGTTTAGAAAACCACattttttctgagttttccaACTTTATTTTGGTGTACTTATACAAAAAGGTGCATGTATTTAACATATTCATTTTGATGAGTTTGGGCATATGCCTATACATGTGATAGCATCACCACAAACACGGTAAAATCATCCATCACAATTATTGCatttgtgtattcattctcctTCACCACTCTCCTCTCAATGCCAATAGTGAAGGAGGTTCTAGAAATCGGACTTTAATGTTACTAAAACCAACATCAGATGATGGTGCTTGAAGAGGAATTGGGAACATGTTTGCTTCTCCCAGCAGAAACAGCTCAAGGAGCCTAAAAGTTTCCCCAGAAATGAATGGGTATTCTGAAGGAGCATTTTCAGGATTCCCAAATATTAGAGACTTAAAGGGGCAGTGTTCTGTTATCAGCAAATCAGTTAATGATTGTGagtccctctttttcttttttttaaatcagctttgTTGCTGTTTAACTTGGgacaataaaatgtaaatattttctgggcgcctgggtagctcagtgggttaaagctctgcctttggctcaggtcaggatcccagtgccctggaatccagcccagctttgggctctctgctcagcagagtctacttcctcctctctctctctgcctgcctctctgcctacttgtgatctctgtctgtcaaataaataaataaaatatttttttaaaaatataagtattttcACACACACTCTGAAGAGTTCTGAAACATGCATGCCTCTGTAGCTACCATCCTAATTAAGACACAGGACATTGCCCTCACATCAAAGGTTCTCTTGCCTCCCTGGAGTCAATCATCCCCCTCTCCATCCCAACCAGGCAAACCCTGCTCTGACATCCTTCGCTATAGATTGACTTTTGTCTCACTGACACATTTATAAATGAAGGAATAAGTAATACATTGAGTCTGGTGTCTTTCACTCAGTGTAGTTTTTCAGATTGAGCCCTACTGTTGGCATGTAAGATAAGCAGGTCATTTCCTCAggacctctgggtggctcagttggttatgcagctgcctttggcttgggtcatgatcccagggtcctgggatcaagccccacacagggtgtccttctcagcggggagcctgcttctccctccccctctgtctgctgctctccctgcttgtgctcactgctctttctctctccctgacaaataaataaatcttaaaaaaagataagtatttttatccccaggtgtacaggtctgtgaatcgccaggtttacacacttcacagcactcacgatagcacatactctccccaatgtccataactccctccccctctcccaaccccacctccccccagcaacccccagtttgttttgtgagattaagagtcatttatggtttatctccctcccaatcccatcttgtttcatttattcttctcctatctccctaaccccccatgttgtttataaaaaaaaaaaaaattggaaggggaggcgaaccataagagactatggactctgaaaaacaacctgagggttttgaagggtcatgggtgggaggttgggggaacaggtggtgggtaatagggagggcacgttttgcatgaagcactgggtgttgtgcaaaaacaatgaatactgttatgctgaaaaaataaattaattaaaagagaaaaaaaagataagtaggTCATCTCCtattattgctgagtagtatatTCTATTTTCTCAATATATCCATTGAGGTATTATTACCATACCAAATGTTacctttttcctttgcttcagcACTTCTAGCATTCTTCCAAACATATCCACTTCTAATCTGTCTAGAGCTTTGCTTTAAATCTTCCCACATCCCTCAATTGTtattttctagaacattctatGTTCCTCTCAACATCCTTTACATCTCAATTAATAACCTTCTTATCAGCGAGGTGTTTCTTAACTTATGTAGCTCACCCAGTTCTTGCTccctataattttctttcatacacaaatattttatttcctccctcTTTAAACACAATgtgtaattatttaaattacttattttatcATCTGTTTCtctatttggaaaataatttccatAAAAGTATAGCACAGGCGCTCACTATTATATACCCCTACCAGGATCCCTACAAAAAACTACTTACAGATGAAAGATTAAATGTTTACAGTGAGCCTGGTACCATCACAAAAATTCCACTGCTGACCAAAAGATGGCATGAGCAGGTCCATTTCAGCCTCATTCCTCCCAAATGGGATACCAGACTTTTCTATCCTAAAGCCTCACTTCATTATTCCCATTTGAACTCTGGAGGATGTTGCTTATCAAAGAAGATAAATTTgatatataagaaaacaaacaaacaaacacacaaaaaaacaaaaacaaaacccctcatccctcaatcacttctttttattaacaaatataaaatatttggacattttaaatttctattcaaGAAATATCTATTGGGCAACTATGttgttccaaatattttctaagaGGATGGGAATAACAAAGAGAACAAGACAGACTGGCAATCAGAGAACCTTGttagaaacaaatgagcaaaagaagcTCACTGGATAACTAAAATCCCAGCTCCAAAAGGAAAATTGCTCCCTTAAGCCGAGCAGCTCTGTCATGATTGATTAGAAGTATCCTTCAGTATTCTGAATCACTGGAAACAGATGATTGCCTTCATTGCAGCCTGTGTGCAATGGGCACCAGTGGGTTGTGCGTCCAGGACATCACATCTGTAAGTAACTCCAGCATGTCTGTACTCATTTCCCAAAATTATCAAGGGAATACTTTGAGTGAGGAATTGGTTTTCCCATTTGTGAGATGGGCAATCATCACAGGGCCTCACTTCTCTTGGGAGCATACACCGAAGGTGACCTGCTGACTAGGAGAGGCCAGGCAGAACTGAACAAAAACTGGTCAGTTTCTCCTGGGTTTTAAACAACTCAGAGCCAATCTATGGTGTCTGGGGACAGTTCTAGGGTAGTTAGTTAAGCTTTTAAAGGATACCTAGAGGCCAGCAAAGAGCAAATCATGGCCATTATGGGAAAAGTGAGAGGCCTGCCATGGCAGCACTCCACAACAAATAAGATCAAACCAGGCAAGCCCAAGAAAAGAAGGCCAGAGACCCTGACAAACTAAGGGAGAAAAGACACTAACCTCCTCCCCAAGAAATAAATATTCCACCTTCTACTCAACAACTGTCAATAAAAGACAGAAACCAAAACCCTGAGTTGCACACCTGTCCCTTGAACTTCCCACTCTCACAGCTCCAgagtgtgctctctctttcataaacTCTTCACTTAAATACCAAACAACCACTGTGTCTGCTCAGCCCTTGAATTCTTTTCTTGCAATAAAACTAAGCCTCCCCCAATTCTCCAACACCCTGACTCCCACCAGTTCTGCAATGTCCTTGTGATGGGTTGGGCAGACGCCTCCCCAGTCTACCAAGCAACACAAGGAGAAAGATGGGCAAGACTCTGATGAACTAGGTCTCTCTCCTTCtttgtctgtctctttccctccaaATGGATATTCTGAGACAAAATTCCCATGTGTATGGGGATACTCCACATCAAAAGAGCAATTCTTGGGACCCAACCTGGTATATCCTACAGTTCCCTTCATGAGCTAGCATTAGATTCCACAATTTAAGGGTTCAATCCTACAAGAGTagacctcccaccccactccagaCACCTGTCACAAGAACAGGTTCTTGTCCCCTGCTCCTAAGCAACTGgttataaatcagaggttcccacgaCCCACTTCTTGGGCTTGATTAATTTACTAGGgcaactcacagaactcagagaaacctTTTACTTCTTACATTATCAGTTTATTATAAGGATATAATGCAGGAACAGCCAGGTGGGAGAAATACCTAGGGCAAGGGATTGGGAAAGGGCATGGAACGTCTATGCCCTCTCCATTATGCTATGCTCCCCAGTCTCCGTATGTTGTTCACCAACACAGAATCTCTGGGAACCTTTTCCTACTGGGatttttaaggagaaataaaatgtttatggaTTTTATGGGATTTTTACATACCCATGATTGATTGCTTAAGTCATTGGCCCCTGGCAACAGGTTCAACCTCCTGCCTCACCTCACTATCTTCCTGGAGGTCTAGGTGAAACTGAAAGTTCCAATTCTCTAATCCAAGGTTGGTTCCTCTGACAACCAGCCTCTGTCCTTGGGTGGGGGCCTAAGGTCATCTCATTAACATCACAAAAAACATCTAATGGCTCTTATCACctaggaaattccaagagttttaggagctctgtgtcagaaaaggagacaaaaaccaaatacatatttattactcAGTATAAATCATAACCTCACAAACTCCTTCCATTTAcccattctcttcatttttcaaagttaTCTTAATTAAATCTGTATAAAGGTCAGAATTTCAGATACGCCCATAAGGATTATGaaaaagttatttctttctttagatgTAATTGACTTTTCTGAGCAGAAAAGGATGAGCATCAACACAGCATTTATTGTGACTCCTTTCTATTTGGAATCTTAATGTTTGCGATGTTTATTCATTCTATTTATCTGGGCCTGTGATTTATAAACACTACCATCGGGAGAAGCTGGCTATAACTCAATATTTTTCAACTTAGTTTCAGAGAAATAGGTATATTTATCGCATATGATATATGGGTTCTTCTTAAGACAATTTCTGATCGCTTGGCTCTCACAGTTCCCAGACTTCTCAAAAAGCGATTTGGTTAGTCCCTTCAGAGGGTAGGTCCCTTCCCCCAACAGCAGTTACCTTCAGGAGCCACCACAACGGACTGGCTCCCACCTACTTCCTGTGTCTTTCCAAGGCATCCTCAGTTCTGGGTCTCTTTGCTGATCTCTATCAGCTATGCTGTGGCTGTTGTGAAAAACAGCTCCCTTCTTTGATGTGGCTGCACATCATGTATCGCTAGCTTCCAAGATACAGGTCCTCTTATTTCCACCTCACCTAagagtttttctattttattggttGCAAGCCCATAAAATGAACTACTATAACTGCCTCTATGCTGGTCTGCATAGCCATATTTTCCCTCTGTTGGTCAGAGGCAGCCAAGTGAATTTACCTATTAGATGTGCCAATCTGCTTTCCACCCCCACCATGTTCATTTTGTTCCAATAATTGTCAGCTAAACTGGGAAAAACTGTGATACCATAAAGCGTGCTGTGCGTGAGCCCCCATTTCTTCATGATGTCCTGGTTGCCCTTCTGCCTCAGCCACATCATCCCCTAAGACCTACTCTGAGCATGTGGCTCTGCTAAAACTGGCAAATGCTGACACCAGACCATACCTATGGGCTCTTACGGCCTCTGTGGTTGGATTGGATAGATTAGTCGTTATTACATCATGTGTTATGATACTGTGGGCCATGCTGTAGCTGCCCTGCGGAGAAGCCCTGCCCAAAGTAGTTGGCACACATGCCTCTCACATTTGTGTCATTCTGTCCCTGGATATCTCAGTGCTCTGCTTCTTCTCCCATTGCTTTCACACCATATACCCAGAATGGCTTCACTCTCATTGCTCAGTGTCCCTACTGGTGCCTTCCATTTCAAAACCATTCCATGTTATCGGTTTAATTATGAAACCCATGCCCCTGAAAAAGATATGTTGGAGTACCTCATAATGTGATTTCATTTGCAGATACCATTTTTATAGAGGTAGTCCACTTCAAATGAGGTCATTCTGGTGAGCCCTAATCCAAAATGACTAGTAAAGGGATATAAAACATGGAAATCTGAACAGAGATATGCACACGCACAGAGAACAGATGAGCACTAAGGCAGAGATTTAAATGGTGGCTCTAGAGTGAGAGAAGAAAGACCATTTCCTAACTATTTTGTGAGGCCCAAAACCTTAAAAGAGTActgcaaaacaagaaaaaatgaaatcaaatctcTCATTAACATAGAggacaaattaacaaataaaatattatttaaaataatccacCAAGATTATAGAATACATTTAATGTATTTCACCCATTAAtgtagaattaaattaaattaaatgtagaaatacatttaatgtatttCACCCATTAATAGAATAGAAAGAAACAACTATGTGAATCTGTAGTAAAATTTGAATGAAAGGGATGAATTCCAATAGATATTCATGTTAACTGGGTAAACTGGACAGAAACTTCCTCAGCAAAACCATGACtaatgttaaaataatgaaaatattctctctGAGTTTGGGTATAGGATGATGATGCCCACTATCGCTATTTTACTTAACCTAGCATCAAAGTCCTTAGTACAAGAAGGCAAGAAAAGTAAAGGACTATAGCATTGTGAAGGAATCAAAACAAAACGaattatttacagatgacatgattgtgtGTTTACATAATCAGACAGAACAAACAGGCATAGCATTAGATAAAATAATTGATGTCCATACAGGATTATTAGTGATTAGTCGTATTAAGCAACATAACTGAATATAAGAACAATATTAAAATAccaattgtatttcttttttctttttttaattattattttttaaaatttctttttagcataacagtattcattgtttttgcaccacacccaatgctccatgcaatacgtgccctccccaatacccaggtgatgggtattggggagggcacatattttatttcttttttcaaaagattacgtttatttattagagagagagagagagagaacacacaggtgTGAACATGAGGGGAAGTGCAGAGGAGGAAGACTTCCCCCTTAGCAGGGAGTACAGTttgggctccctcccaggaccctgggttcatgacctgagccaaaggcagatgctgaactgaatTAGCCACCTAGGTacatcaattgtatttctatgtattaaccattcattagaaaataaagttcttgggcgcctgagtggctcagtgggttaagccgctgccttcggctcaggtcatgatctcagggtcccgggatcgagtcccgcatcaggctctctgctcagcagggagcctgcttccctctctctctctctctctctgcctgcctctctatctacttgtgatctctctctatcaaataaataaataaaatcttaaaaaaaagaaaagaaagttctcaCATGatatcatataataaaataacatcaaaagTCAT
Coding sequences within:
- the LOC123949600 gene encoding olfactory receptor 52R1-like, whose protein sequence is MLASGNSSLHPVSFILLGIPGLENYQFWIAFPLCAMYLVAVVGNIIVLHIIRTDHTLHEPMYLFLAMLAVTDLALSSSTQPKMLAILWFHAHEIEYHACLIQVFFIHAFSSVESGLLMAMALDRYVAICFPLHHSTVLTPAVVGKLGAAVMMRGLLWVSPFCFMVSRMPFCTNHVIPQSYCEHMAVLKLVCADTRVNRAYGLFVAFSVAVFDIIVISISYVMILRTVLRLPSEEARLKAFGTCASHICVILALYIPALFTFLTHRFGHHVPRVVHVMFANLYLLVPPMLNPIIYGVRTKQIRDRVIQGCCGKDP